In one window of Frigoriglobus tundricola DNA:
- a CDS encoding pyridoxal phosphate-dependent aminotransferase — protein MIRISTLAASVKPSATLAAGAKARQLKAAGIKVFDFSLGEPDFNTPKHICDAAERAALAGNTHYTPTSGTPEVKAAICKWYKTFHGLDCAPENVIVSNGAKHSIHNALAATVGAGDEVVIPTPYWVSYSDLVSMTGATPVLVTTTPESGFKMTPAQLRAAITPRTRVLMLNSPNNPTGSVYSRAELEALVDAMDATDAAILSDEIYEQLIYGGAKPTCVATLRPWLKDRTITISGASKSYAMTGWRMGWAIAPPALVKAMDTIQSQETSCPSSVSQAALVAALTGPQECVAEMRAEFAHRRELTVGLLTALPGVKLPVPDGAFYAFFDVSAYFGKTFGDKVVTDSLTFCGALLEQAHVNLVPGVAFGAEGFVRMSFATSRDVIEGGIGRLKDWLRTGK, from the coding sequence ATGATCCGCATTTCGACGCTCGCCGCGTCCGTCAAGCCGTCCGCCACTTTAGCCGCGGGGGCCAAGGCCCGTCAACTGAAGGCGGCCGGCATCAAAGTCTTCGACTTCAGCCTGGGCGAGCCGGACTTCAACACGCCCAAGCACATCTGCGACGCCGCCGAGAGGGCCGCGCTCGCGGGCAACACGCACTACACGCCCACCAGCGGCACGCCGGAAGTGAAAGCCGCGATCTGCAAGTGGTACAAGACGTTCCACGGCCTCGATTGCGCGCCGGAGAACGTGATCGTCTCCAACGGGGCGAAGCACTCGATCCACAACGCCCTGGCCGCCACCGTCGGGGCGGGGGACGAAGTCGTCATCCCGACGCCGTACTGGGTGAGCTACTCCGACTTGGTGAGCATGACCGGCGCCACCCCGGTGCTGGTGACGACCACGCCGGAGAGCGGGTTCAAGATGACCCCGGCGCAGCTCCGCGCCGCGATCACCCCGCGCACGCGGGTGCTGATGCTGAACTCGCCGAACAACCCCACCGGCTCCGTTTACTCGCGCGCCGAACTCGAAGCGCTCGTGGACGCGATGGACGCCACCGACGCGGCCATCCTGAGCGACGAGATTTACGAACAGCTCATCTACGGCGGCGCGAAGCCGACGTGCGTGGCGACCCTCCGCCCGTGGCTGAAGGACCGCACCATAACCATCAGCGGCGCGAGCAAGAGCTACGCCATGACCGGCTGGCGGATGGGCTGGGCGATCGCGCCGCCGGCCCTCGTGAAGGCGATGGACACGATCCAGAGCCAGGAAACGAGCTGCCCGTCGAGCGTGTCGCAGGCCGCACTCGTCGCGGCCCTGACCGGTCCGCAGGAGTGCGTTGCGGAAATGCGTGCGGAGTTCGCGCACCGCCGCGAACTCACCGTCGGCCTGTTAACGGCCCTTCCCGGCGTGAAGTTGCCGGTGCCCGACGGCGCGTTTTATGCATTCTTCGACGTGTCGGCGTACTTCGGCAAAACGTTCGGTGACAAGGTCGTGACCGATTCGCTCACGTTCTGCGGGGCACTGCTGGAGCAGGCCCACGTGAACCTCGTGCCCGGCGTCGCGTTCGGCGCCGAGGGGTTCGTGCGGATGTCGTTCGCCACCAGCCGCGACGTGATCGAGGGTGGCATCGGCCGCCTGAAGGACTGGCTCCGTACTGGGAAATGA
- a CDS encoding trypsin-like peptidase domain-containing protein yields the protein MKLGRWPLVVACTSLGLFGGIVASQRLTGQPAVPQLNPVMPGRDWQSFAPVVKRVLPGVVCIEGQGRAKHTAGEDTDPGFGSGVIIDPSGVILTNNHVVSDLDVVEVTLTDGRKFTASDIRHDPKTDIALIKLEVKDALPVLEFGDSDAMEVGDRVLAVGAPFGLTGSVTSGIVSAKSRNNLKLNVFEDFIQTDAAMNPGNSGGALVNLEGKVIGLTAAIKTRTGGFQGVGLAVSSNLAKKVGDDLLKNGGVKRSYFGVAARDLDNDAVRKSGVRNGAGAVVTKVGEDSPAAKAGVQPGDVITKVNGKPVRDAYELMKTTGALPVGQMVDVLLWRSGKFYIGKVRVEETKSMGRPDAPAAAPEPPPAPLPSNTTTGAVGLSVSDLTADTIKQQKLPKEVKGVVIARVAPNSFAEKSGLASGTVVLKVDKTAVTSAQMFEQALRQAEAERGALLQVMKPNGDVDFVVLRLK from the coding sequence ATGAAACTCGGACGCTGGCCACTGGTGGTGGCGTGTACCAGTCTGGGCCTGTTCGGCGGAATCGTTGCTTCTCAGCGCCTGACGGGCCAACCGGCCGTTCCGCAACTCAACCCGGTGATGCCCGGTCGAGACTGGCAATCGTTCGCGCCGGTCGTGAAGCGGGTGCTGCCCGGAGTGGTCTGCATTGAGGGGCAGGGCCGCGCGAAACACACCGCCGGCGAAGACACCGACCCCGGGTTCGGGTCGGGGGTCATCATCGACCCGAGCGGCGTCATTCTGACCAACAATCACGTCGTCAGCGACCTCGATGTCGTGGAGGTCACGCTCACAGACGGCCGCAAGTTCACCGCCAGCGACATCCGACACGATCCGAAGACCGACATCGCTCTCATTAAACTCGAAGTGAAAGACGCCCTCCCGGTTCTGGAATTCGGCGACAGCGATGCGATGGAAGTGGGCGATCGCGTGCTGGCCGTGGGCGCGCCGTTCGGCCTCACGGGTTCCGTCACGAGCGGGATCGTGAGCGCCAAAAGCCGCAACAACCTGAAATTAAACGTGTTCGAAGACTTCATCCAGACCGACGCCGCAATGAACCCGGGGAACAGCGGCGGGGCGCTCGTGAACCTGGAGGGCAAGGTGATCGGCCTCACGGCCGCAATCAAGACGCGCACCGGCGGCTTCCAGGGCGTCGGGCTCGCCGTGTCAAGCAACCTCGCGAAAAAGGTCGGTGACGATCTGCTCAAAAATGGTGGCGTCAAGCGGTCGTACTTCGGGGTCGCGGCGCGCGACCTGGACAACGATGCCGTGCGGAAGTCCGGGGTGCGGAACGGCGCCGGTGCGGTCGTCACGAAGGTCGGAGAGGACTCCCCGGCCGCGAAAGCCGGGGTGCAGCCGGGCGACGTGATCACAAAGGTGAACGGGAAGCCGGTGCGGGACGCGTACGAGCTGATGAAGACAACCGGCGCCTTGCCCGTTGGGCAGATGGTGGACGTGTTACTGTGGCGGTCCGGCAAGTTCTACATCGGCAAGGTGCGGGTCGAGGAAACCAAATCGATGGGCCGGCCCGACGCGCCCGCCGCCGCACCGGAACCGCCTCCCGCCCCGCTCCCCAGCAACACCACAACGGGCGCTGTTGGCTTGTCGGTGTCCGACCTCACCGCCGACACCATCAAACAGCAGAAGCTCCCGAAGGAAGTGAAGGGGGTCGTCATTGCGCGCGTGGCGCCGAACAGCTTCGCGGAGAAGTCCGGCCTCGCCAGCGGTACGGTGGTGCTGAAGGTGGACAAGACCGCGGTTACTTCGGCACAGATGTTCGAGCAGGCGTTGCGTCAGGCCGAGGCCGAGCGGGGCGCGCTGCTCCAGGTGATGAAGCCCAACGGCGACGTGGATTTTGTCGTACTGCGGCTGAAGTAA
- a CDS encoding amidase has product MPEPRTITEAAEFIRTGELTPTDLLEQCLARIERYEPRVRAWAYIDCAAAREQAAQLSTELKNGQHRGPLHGIPLGIKDIIDVFDMPTGCGSKRWAQSFARRDATCVERLRQAGAVIVGKTVTTAYASFDPPVTRNPWNLDLTPGGSSSGSAAAVACGMCLGALATQTGGSITRPASYCGVYSLKPTHGRVSVDGVLPLAPSLDHIGMMANSVRDLALLFNATAGADTRSPETLARIVPDPFGNRYDMPRDPDMGYEHNWLCVTDDFFPPRCTEPMRTAFDTMVRTLVRYEPTDEMIGRVHSVSLPPGFAEAPERQLTVMAVEAAAYHEPRYRRHPDDYPPKITSLIERGLRTSAAEYARCKQFQARFTDELRTRFRVLLVPATPAPAPPAETTGDPTFNSPWSYTGMPVLSLPFSWTADGLPLAAQVVAKQGQEDDLFRTAAWVERVIGFAPRPLSL; this is encoded by the coding sequence ATGCCCGAACCACGGACGATCACCGAAGCCGCCGAGTTCATTCGCACCGGCGAACTCACCCCGACAGACCTTCTGGAACAGTGCCTCGCGCGCATCGAGCGGTACGAACCGCGGGTGCGGGCGTGGGCGTACATCGACTGCGCCGCGGCACGCGAGCAAGCGGCACAGCTCTCAACCGAACTCAAAAACGGGCAGCACCGCGGGCCGCTCCACGGCATTCCGCTCGGCATTAAAGACATTATCGACGTCTTCGACATGCCGACCGGGTGCGGCTCGAAGCGGTGGGCGCAGAGCTTTGCCCGCCGCGACGCTACCTGCGTGGAACGGCTCCGACAGGCCGGCGCGGTGATCGTGGGCAAAACGGTGACCACCGCTTACGCCAGTTTCGACCCGCCCGTGACGCGAAACCCCTGGAACCTCGACCTCACGCCCGGCGGCAGTTCGAGCGGGTCGGCCGCGGCGGTAGCGTGCGGGATGTGCCTGGGCGCACTCGCAACACAGACCGGCGGATCGATCACCCGCCCTGCGAGTTACTGCGGCGTGTACAGTCTGAAGCCGACGCACGGCCGCGTGAGCGTGGACGGCGTGCTCCCGCTCGCACCGAGCCTCGATCACATCGGCATGATGGCGAACAGCGTGCGCGACCTGGCGCTGCTGTTCAACGCGACGGCCGGCGCCGACACCCGTTCCCCCGAGACCCTCGCGCGGATCGTTCCCGATCCCTTCGGCAACCGGTACGACATGCCGCGCGACCCCGATATGGGGTACGAACACAACTGGCTGTGCGTGACGGACGACTTCTTTCCGCCCCGCTGCACCGAACCGATGCGAACCGCGTTCGACACGATGGTGCGAACGCTCGTCCGGTACGAACCCACAGACGAGATGATCGGGCGCGTCCACTCAGTTTCGCTCCCGCCCGGATTCGCGGAAGCCCCGGAACGGCAGTTGACGGTAATGGCCGTCGAAGCCGCGGCCTACCACGAACCGCGCTACCGCCGCCACCCGGACGACTACCCGCCCAAAATCACCTCGCTGATCGAACGCGGGCTCCGCACCTCGGCGGCCGAGTACGCCCGGTGCAAACAGTTTCAAGCGCGCTTCACGGACGAGCTGCGCACGCGGTTCCGCGTGCTCCTCGTCCCGGCCACGCCGGCCCCCGCACCGCCCGCGGAAACGACGGGCGATCCGACGTTCAACTCGCCCTGGAGCTACACGGGAATGCCCGTCCTCTCGCTCCCCTTCTCGTGGACGGCGGACGGCCTCCCGCTCGCGGCCCAGGTCGTCGCCAAGCAGGGCCAGGAAGACGACCTCTTCCGCACCGCGGCCTGGGTGGAGCGGGTGATCGGTTTCGCTCCAAGGCCGCTTTCGCTATGA
- a CDS encoding glycosyltransferase family 4 protein: MHVAQFVQRYPPALGGSEAYTARLCEYLAARGDHVTVWTSRAVELSEMWSAPRRAGGVSPPSDRTTDSPHSIDAQHRIAIESVTEPPHSSDAEREVLASTNRLFVRSGDLRPPLAEVAGHLSVVKYPPLHFPARRYVLKALSLLPHRCWQCLTTPCNPVCPAMWRDAHRYDGPLDAVHATAFPYSFPILCGLGLARRRGVPFLLTPFLHLGDPHDPHDTTRKQYTKPHLRWLLNQADRVFVQTGSERDAAVSLGVRPERVVLQGLGVGSDECTGGNREATRKDWGVARNEVVIGHLANNSIEKGTVDLLRAAERAWAAGHQFRVVLAGPEMPNFRSFWEDFGPKARVTRLGALTDEQKRDFFAGIDVFALPSRCDSFGLVLLEAWANGKPNVVYRAGGPADLVRHEVDGLQATCGAVAELAAQIGRLAADGDLRRRLGRNGSVRVAHEFRWNDKLALVRETIRASVTSAAVRQNPRRRWASSPGAARPARPRPDATPARTSVPK; this comes from the coding sequence ATGCACGTCGCACAGTTCGTCCAGCGGTACCCGCCGGCGCTCGGCGGATCGGAAGCGTACACTGCACGGTTGTGCGAGTACCTCGCCGCGCGCGGCGATCACGTGACCGTGTGGACGAGCCGCGCCGTCGAGCTGAGCGAGATGTGGTCTGCACCCAGGCGAGCGGGGGGCGTAAGCCCCCCGAGCGATCGAACAACCGACTCCCCCCACAGCATCGACGCTCAGCACAGAATCGCAATCGAGTCCGTAACCGAGCCCCCGCACAGCAGCGACGCCGAGCGCGAGGTTCTGGCATCAACGAATCGGTTGTTTGTTCGCTCGGGGGACTTACGCCCCCCGCTCGCCGAGGTGGCAGGTCATCTTTCTGTGGTGAAGTATCCCCCGCTGCACTTCCCGGCACGCCGCTACGTCCTGAAAGCGCTTTCGCTTCTGCCGCACCGGTGCTGGCAGTGCCTCACGACGCCGTGCAATCCCGTCTGCCCAGCGATGTGGCGGGATGCGCACCGGTACGATGGTCCGCTCGATGCCGTCCACGCCACAGCTTTCCCGTATTCGTTCCCGATTCTGTGTGGGCTCGGGCTCGCGCGCCGGCGCGGCGTGCCGTTCCTGCTCACGCCGTTCCTTCACCTCGGCGACCCACACGACCCGCACGACACCACGCGCAAGCAATACACGAAGCCGCACCTGCGCTGGCTCTTGAACCAGGCCGACCGGGTGTTCGTTCAGACCGGTAGCGAACGCGACGCGGCCGTCTCGCTCGGCGTCCGGCCTGAGCGTGTCGTCCTTCAGGGGCTGGGCGTCGGGTCCGACGAATGCACCGGCGGAAATCGGGAAGCAACCCGAAAGGATTGGGGCGTTGCCAGAAACGAAGTCGTAATCGGACACCTGGCGAACAACAGCATCGAGAAAGGAACGGTCGATCTGCTCCGCGCTGCCGAACGGGCGTGGGCAGCCGGACATCAGTTCCGCGTGGTGTTGGCCGGACCGGAGATGCCGAATTTCCGCTCGTTTTGGGAAGACTTCGGACCGAAGGCTCGCGTGACGCGGCTCGGCGCGCTGACCGACGAGCAGAAACGTGACTTCTTCGCCGGAATCGATGTTTTCGCGCTACCGTCGCGGTGCGACTCCTTCGGACTGGTTCTGCTCGAAGCGTGGGCGAACGGGAAACCGAACGTGGTCTACCGCGCCGGCGGTCCGGCGGACCTCGTGCGGCACGAAGTCGATGGCCTCCAGGCCACGTGCGGCGCGGTCGCTGAACTGGCCGCGCAAATCGGGAGGCTGGCGGCCGACGGCGACTTACGCCGTCGGCTCGGCCGCAACGGTTCGGTGCGCGTGGCGCACGAGTTCCGGTGGAATGACAAACTGGCGCTCGTCCGGGAGACGATCCGCGCTTCCGTTACTTCAGCCGCAGTACGACAAAATCCACGTCGCCGTTGGGCTTCATCACCTGGAGCAGCGCGCCCCGCTCGGCCTCGGCCTGACGCAACGCCTGCTCGAACATCTGTGCCGAAGTAA